Proteins from one Coturnix japonica isolate 7356 chromosome 5, Coturnix japonica 2.1, whole genome shotgun sequence genomic window:
- the LRRC55 gene encoding leucine-rich repeat-containing protein 55: protein MGPGTGRRPAMLLGPWLVAVVAVVAAGAGAGCPVLCTCRGQAVDCSGQRLFSVPAELPLDTGNLSLAHNRIASIPLGYLACYAQLRVLDLRNNSLATLPARLFLGARRLTHLDLSYNNFSLVTADMFLEASELLRLDLSHNPWLCTVHPRAFRGLAQLRELDLSYGGLSALSLDALEGLTGLVTLRIGGNPWVCGCAMEPFLKWLKSRIQLCTSDSQLAKCQAPPEVKEVPLFSLTEESFKACHLTLTLDDYLFIAFVGFVVSIASVATNFLLGITANCCHRWSKASEDEEV from the exons ATGGGCCCAGGGACAGGCCGCCGACCCGCCATGCTGCTGGGCCCCTGGCTCGTGGCAGTGGTGGCGGTGGTGGCGGCGGGTGCCGGGGCAGGCTGCCCGGTGCTGTGCACGTGCCGTGGGCAGGCGGTGGACTGCAGCGGGCAGCGGCTCTTCTCGGTGCCCGCCGAGCTGCCTTTAGACACTGGCAACCTCAGCCTGGCTCATAACCGCATCGCCAGCATCCCGCTGGGCTACCTGGCCTGCTACGCCCAACTGCGCGTCCTTGACCTGCGCAACAACTCGCTGGCCACTCTGCCTGCCAGGCTGTTCCTGGGTGCCCGCCGCCTCACCCACCTGGACCTCAGCTACAACAACTTCAGCCTGGTGACGGCCGACATGTTCCTGGAGGCCAGCGAGCTGCTGCGCCTCGACCTCAGCCACAACCCCTGGCTGTGCACAGTGCACCCCAGGGCCTTCCGCGGGCTGGCACAGCTGCGGGAGCTGGACCTCAGCTATGGGGGGCTGTCAGCCCTCAGCCTGGATGCGTTGGAGGGGCTGACGGGGTTGGTGACCCTCCGGATTGGCGGCAACCCCTGGGTATGTGGCTGCGCAATGGAGCCCTTCCTCAAGTGGCTGAAGAGCCGCATCCAGCTCTGCACATCAG ATTCACAGCTGGCCAAGTGCCAGGCTCCCCCAGAGGTGAAGGAGGTGCCCCTCTTCTCACTGACAGAGGAGAGCTTCAAGGCGTGCCACCTCACCCTGACGCTGGATGACTATCTCTTCATCGCCTTCGTGGGCTTCGTGGTCTCCATCGCGTCGGTGGCCACCAACTTCCTGCTGGGCATCACGGCCAACTGCTGTCACCGCTGGAGCAAAGCCAGTGAGGACGAGGAGGTTTAG
- the APLNR gene encoding apelin receptor yields MEEIVYTYIEGDNETDCEYEEWGLSLALLPTIYLLVFLLGTAGNGLVLWTIFKGGRERRRSADTFIANLAVADLTFVVTLPLWAAYAWLGYHWPFGTAACKVSSYLVFVNMYASVFCLTGLSFDRYLAIVRPLATAKLRSRVSGLLATVALWVLAALLALPALVLRQAAALGGDTKVTCYMDYGGLAAPGTEAAWEVGLGLSSTLLGFVAPFAVMLTCYFFIARTVATHFRRERAEGPRKRKRLLTIIAVLVAAFGGCWLPFHLVKTLYVLMDLEVLPWSCGLHAFLNNFHPYCTGIAYINSCLNPFLYAFFDPHFRRACAALLCCRPPGPRTERSGSFSSGHSHPPGGKGALAMGGKLDPATQETLFRS; encoded by the coding sequence ATGGAGGAGATTGTGTACACCTACATCGAAGGGGACAATGAGACCGATTGCGAGTATGAGGAGTGGGGCCTATCGCTGGCCCTGTTGCCCACCATCTACCTGCTGGTCTTCCTGCTGGGCACAGCGGGCAACGGCCTCGTGCTCTGGACCATCTTCAAGGGCGGGCGGGAGCGGCGGCGCTCAGCTGACACCTTCATCGCCAACCTGGCAGTGGCTGACCTCACCTTCGTGGTCACGCTGCCGCTGTGGGCCGCCTACGCCTGGCTGGGCTACCACTGGCCCTTTGGCACGGCCGCCTGCAAGGTCAGCAGCTACCTGGTCTTCGTCAACATGTATGCCAGCGTCTTCTGCCTGACAGGGCTCAGTTTCGACCGCTACCTGGCCATCGTGCGGCCGCTGGCCACGGCCAAGCTGCGCTCGCGGGTAAGCGGGCTGCTGGCCACCGTGGCACTGTGGGTGCTGGCGGCCCTGCTGGCTCTGCCAGCCCTGGTGCTGCGGCAGGCGGCTGCGCTGGGGGGGGACACCAAGGTTACCTGCTACATGGACTACGGGGGCCTGGCGGCACCGGGGACTGAGGCTGCGTGGGAGGTGGGGCTGGGGCTCTCCTCCACACTGCTGGGTTTCGTGGCCCCCTTCGCTGTCATGCTGACCTGCTACTTCTTCATCGCCCGCACCGTGGCCACCCACTTTCGCCGTGAGCGGGCTGAGGGGCCCCGCAAGCGCAAGCGGCTGCTGACCATCATCGCCGTGCTGGTGGCTGCGTTCGGTGGCTGCTGGTTGCCCTTCCACCTGGTCAAGACCCTCTACGTCCTGATGGACCTGGAGGTGCTGCCCTGGTCCTGTGGCCTGCACGCCTTCCTCAACAACTTCCATCCCTACTGCACCGGCATCGCCTACATCAACAGCTGCCTCAACCCCTTCCTCTACGCCTTCTTCGACCCCCATTTCCGCCGtgcctgtgctgcactgctctgctgccgACCCCCTGGGCCCAGGACCGAGCGCTCAGGCAGCTTCTCCTCGGGGCACAGCCACCCCCCTGGCGGCAAGGGGGCCCTGGCTATGGGGGGCAAGCTGGACCCTGCCACCCAGGAGACGCTCTTCCGCTCCTGA